Genomic window (Pan troglodytes isolate AG18354 chromosome 22, NHGRI_mPanTro3-v2.0_pri, whole genome shotgun sequence):
cctAATGATCACTGTCTTATTTCAGGAGTCATCTTTTCTTGCATGGACCAGTTTTTAACAGAAAACTCTGGTGTCCCTGCCTCCAGTCTTGGTCACTTCCAAATCTGATCTGCACATAGCCTCCAAAGTGATATTTCTAAAATTCAGATTCAATCATATTACTCGTATTCATAAAATCATCAACATCTTCCCATTGATTTATAGAAAAATCCAATCTGTTAAGGGTGCTATAAATGATGCCATACAAGGCTCCTACCCTTTACTCTCATCCTCAATCACTCCCGTATTTTCACTCTAGGTCCCAACTTTACAAAAATGATGTGTTGTTTCCAGAATGTGCACACTCCCTGCCCAATGACTGAAATATGGCTGCCCTCCATCACTGTGGGTTGCCTGTTACTCCCCCACCACAATTACCTTCTCCAGAATGCCTTGTCTCATCCTGTCAACCCAGCTTATGTGCCTTCTCTATAGCCTCTTAGAGTCTATACTTTCTTTCATCGTAACCTGCTCGGTTTATTACTAACAGGTTTACCAGTATCATTAGAATCTCAGTCACTTAAAGGTAAATAATGGTATCTGGAAGCAGCAGAATATATTAATTAAGAGAAGCAGATTTGGAACAAAATAAACTTGGATTTGACTCCCGAAACATCCACTTACTTAATAATTGTTTATGTGCAGAGGGGGCCAGGTAGGTTCATGTCTCTGAACTCTAGCCTCTGTATCTATAAAATATACTCGATCATACCTtcttttgagtgtttttttttttaggattaaaATGAAATAGTACATAGTAAGACCTTGACATAGTACTTGAAGCATGTTAAAATGATATTGTCTTATCCCATTTTGCCCAACATGTAGCCACCTAGCTACTACATCGTAAGTATTTAGAAAGTACATACATTTGTTACCAGTGCCCCATGATAGCAGTGCCTGATGAAGTCATAATGCAATGGAGAGCAAATAGAACAAGTGGAGTCTTCTGAATCCTAATGCACTTTACTGATtctagaaagaataaatgagaggCTATGCAAAATCTCAAGCTCAGCTAAGGAATATATTTTGTTGAAGGTTTGTGCTTCCATTTTATGGTGATTGGAAAGGGACTGAGCTAGAAAGGAACTGAGCTAGAAAGGAGCTCAGTTCCTCTCCAATCATCACAAAAATTTACATTCCATAGTATGCAACATCTTGtcaggaaaaagaaacataatcCTTCAAATGCAATCTTTGCTCACAATTATGAGATACTGTCTTTATGGGTCTAAATCAGAAATACCGTCTTCTTACAGACTCTTGATGTGATCTGTGCTCATCCTTAATCCTTGGTAAAGTTCCAAAATGGCTCTGGATCCTACTGACATCTGTTACTAAGGATAATGCATGAAGGAGATGAAGATATCTGTTCTCAATAAACAGAGAAAACATTACTAAAGAAAATGTAGATCAATTTCAGATCTCCTTAT
Coding sequences:
- the LOC744313 gene encoding putative uncharacterized protein encoded by LINC00158: MFSLFIENRYLHLLHALSLVTDVSRIQSHFGTLPRIKDEHRSHQESKYHFGGYVQIRFGSDQDWRQGHQSFLLKTGPCKKR